In Rhinopithecus roxellana isolate Shanxi Qingling chromosome 4, ASM756505v1, whole genome shotgun sequence, a single genomic region encodes these proteins:
- the TBPL1 gene encoding TATA box-binding protein-like protein 1: protein MDADSDVALDILITNVVCVFRTRCHLNLRKIALEGANVIYKRDVGKVLMKLRKPRITATIWSSGKIICTGATSEEEAKFGARRLARSLQKLGFQVIFTDFKVVNVLAVCNMPFEIRLPEFTKNNRPHASYEPELHPAVCYRIKSLRATLQIFSTGSITVTGPNVKAVATAVEQIYPFVFESRKEIL, encoded by the exons ATGGATGCAGACAGTGATGTTGCATTGGACATTCTAATTACAAATGTAGTCTGTGTTTTTAGAACAAGATGCCATTTAAACTTAAGGAAGATTGCTTTGGAAGGAGCAAATGTAATTTATAAACGTGATGTTGGA aaagtATTAATGAAGCTTAGAAAACCTAGAATTACAGCTACAATTTGGTCCTCAGGAAAAATTATTTGCACTGGAGCAACAAG TGAAGAAGAAGCTAAATTTGGTGCCAGACGCTTAGCCCGCAGTCTGCAGAAACTAGGTTTTCAG GTAATATTTACAGATTTTAAGGTTGTTAATGTTCTGGCAGTGTGTAACATGCCATTTGAAATCCGTTTGCCAGAATTCACAAAGAACAATAGACCTCATGCCAG TTACGAACCTGAACTTCATCCTGCTGTGTGCTATCGGATAAAATCTCTAAGAGCTACGTTACAGATTTTTTCGACAGGAAGTATCACAGTAACAG GGCCCAATGTAAAGGCTGTTGCTACTGCTGTGGAACAGATTTACCCATTTGTGtttgaaagcaggaaagaaattTTATAA